In Ancalomicrobiaceae bacterium S20, the following proteins share a genomic window:
- the nusB gene encoding transcription antitermination factor NusB: MTETSPQPREVKPANKRGSARLAAVQALYQMEIGGAELGDVLAEFEAFRLGKEIDGLEFREADPAWFRDVVAGVVREQRAIDPLVHTTLEKDWPLKRIDVTLREILRAGTYELMKRKDVPARVIITEYVDVAKAFFVEDEPKIVNGVLDKLGHDLRGEDFDKK, translated from the coding sequence ATGACCGAGACTTCCCCCCAGCCGCGCGAGGTCAAGCCGGCGAACAAGCGCGGCTCGGCCCGCCTCGCCGCCGTGCAGGCGCTTTACCAGATGGAGATCGGCGGCGCCGAACTCGGCGACGTGCTCGCCGAGTTCGAGGCATTCCGGCTGGGCAAGGAGATCGACGGTCTCGAGTTCCGCGAGGCCGACCCGGCGTGGTTTCGCGACGTGGTCGCCGGCGTTGTGCGGGAGCAGCGCGCGATCGACCCGCTGGTTCACACCACGCTCGAGAAGGACTGGCCGCTGAAGCGCATCGACGTGACGCTGCGCGAGATCCTGCGCGCCGGCACCTACGAGCTGATGAAGCGCAAGGACGTGCCGGCCCGCGTCATCATCACCGAATACGTCGACGTCGCGAAGGCCTTCTTCGTCGAGGACGAGCCGAAGATCGTCAACGGCGTGCTCGACAAGCTCGGCCACGACCTGCGCGGCGAGGATTTCGACAAGAAGTGA
- the nrdR gene encoding transcriptional regulator NrdR, whose translation MRCPYCGGEDTQVKDSRPTEDGAAIRRRRVCPSCGGRFTTFERVQLRELIVVKRSGRRVPFDRDKLMRSVEVALRKRPVDPERVERMVNGIVRQLESSGEPEIASEQIGEALMEGLKSLDDVAYVRFASVYKNFREAKDFEQVLGELSADETPSARK comes from the coding sequence ATGCGTTGCCCCTATTGCGGTGGCGAGGACACCCAGGTGAAGGACAGCCGTCCGACCGAGGACGGCGCCGCGATCCGTCGCCGCCGGGTCTGCCCGAGCTGCGGCGGCCGGTTCACCACCTTCGAGCGTGTGCAATTGCGCGAGCTGATCGTGGTCAAGCGGTCGGGCCGGCGCGTGCCGTTCGACCGCGACAAGCTGATGCGCTCGGTCGAGGTGGCGCTGCGCAAGCGGCCGGTCGATCCGGAGCGGGTCGAGCGCATGGTCAACGGCATCGTGCGCCAGCTCGAGTCGAGCGGCGAGCCGGAGATCGCCTCCGAACAGATCGGCGAAGCATTGATGGAGGGGCTGAAGAGCCTCGACGATGTCGCTTATGTCCGCTTCGCCTCGGTCTACAAGAACTTCCGCGAGGCCAAGGACTTCGAGCAGGTGCTCGGCGAACTGAGCGCCGACGAGACGCCGTCCGCCCGCAAGTAG
- a CDS encoding riboflavin synthase, whose product MFTGIVTDVGEILALTPRETGIRLRIGTAYDVAGIDLGASIAHAGICLTVVEKGTTGNRNWFDVEASPETLAVTTMGSWQVGDRINLERSLTLGQEMGGHIVTGHVDGVAEIVERRDEGDMARFTFRVPVSHARFVAAKGSVALDGTSLTVNTVDRDTFSIMMIPHTLAVTSWGPKRAGDKVNFEVDLMARYAARLAETIA is encoded by the coding sequence ATGTTCACGGGCATCGTCACCGACGTCGGCGAGATCCTCGCCCTGACCCCGCGCGAGACCGGCATCCGACTTCGGATCGGCACGGCCTATGACGTCGCCGGCATCGACCTCGGTGCCTCGATCGCCCATGCCGGCATCTGCCTAACCGTGGTCGAGAAGGGCACGACAGGGAATCGCAACTGGTTCGACGTCGAGGCCTCGCCGGAGACGCTGGCCGTGACCACGATGGGATCGTGGCAGGTCGGCGACCGCATCAATCTGGAACGCTCGCTGACCCTCGGCCAGGAGATGGGCGGCCATATCGTCACCGGCCATGTCGACGGCGTCGCCGAGATCGTCGAGCGGCGCGACGAGGGCGATATGGCGCGCTTCACCTTCCGGGTTCCCGTCAGCCATGCCCGTTTCGTCGCGGCCAAGGGCTCGGTCGCACTGGACGGCACCTCGCTGACCGTCAACACGGTCGACCGCGACACGTTCAGCATCATGATGATCCCGCATACGCTGGCGGTGACGTCCTGGGGCCCGAAGCGCGCCGGCGACAAGGTCAACTTCGAGGTCGACCTGATGGCGCGCTATGCGGCGCGTCTGGCCGAGACCATCGCCTGA
- the ribD gene encoding bifunctional diaminohydroxyphosphoribosylaminopyrimidine deaminase/5-amino-6-(5-phosphoribosylamino)uracil reductase RibD has translation MTAPDSAPDLAALDARFMDATVRFARRHLGLAWPNPSVGALIVRFEPEGPRVVGRGVTARGGRPHAERQAIAAAGELARGATLYVTLEPCAHHGKTPPCAEAVVEAGIARVVTAMEDPDSRVAGKGHAYLRRHGVEVVLGVGRAEAERGMAGFLTRMRRGRPRVTLKLAVSADGMIGKDGVPNFAVSCEAARGLVHVMRAEADAIAVGGATAAIDDPMLDVRLPGMADTSPVRVVFDTRGRLALESRLVQSARQVPVVWVTTTGAGRTRIEQMHAAGVDPLLVPTAPDGHLDLIQALNSLSWKGIGSLLVEGGAVFGEALMARDLVDEISILRSPVVVGARGVPAPAGLRPVLEGRDDRFTLESRRAIGTDEHIRYRRLGR, from the coding sequence GTGACCGCTCCCGATTCCGCCCCAGATCTCGCCGCATTGGACGCCCGTTTCATGGACGCGACCGTGCGCTTCGCGCGCCGGCACCTCGGCCTCGCCTGGCCGAACCCGTCCGTCGGCGCGCTGATCGTCCGTTTCGAGCCCGAAGGGCCGCGCGTGGTCGGCCGCGGTGTCACGGCGCGCGGCGGTCGTCCGCATGCCGAGCGGCAGGCGATCGCGGCCGCCGGCGAGCTCGCGCGCGGCGCGACGCTCTATGTCACGCTCGAGCCCTGCGCCCATCACGGCAAGACGCCGCCCTGCGCCGAGGCCGTGGTCGAGGCCGGCATCGCCCGGGTCGTGACCGCCATGGAGGATCCGGACAGCCGGGTCGCCGGCAAGGGCCACGCCTATCTGCGCCGCCACGGTGTCGAGGTCGTGCTCGGCGTCGGTCGTGCCGAGGCCGAACGCGGCATGGCCGGCTTCCTGACGCGCATGCGCCGCGGCCGGCCGCGCGTCACGCTGAAGCTCGCTGTCTCCGCCGACGGCATGATCGGCAAGGACGGCGTGCCGAATTTCGCCGTTTCCTGCGAGGCGGCGCGCGGCCTCGTCCATGTCATGCGCGCCGAGGCCGACGCCATCGCGGTCGGCGGTGCGACCGCCGCGATCGACGACCCGATGCTTGACGTGCGCCTGCCCGGCATGGCCGACACGTCGCCGGTCCGGGTCGTGTTCGACACCCGCGGCAGGCTCGCGCTGGAATCGCGCCTCGTGCAGTCCGCGCGGCAGGTGCCGGTGGTCTGGGTCACGACCACGGGGGCCGGCCGCACGCGCATCGAGCAGATGCACGCGGCGGGCGTCGACCCGCTGCTGGTGCCGACCGCTCCCGACGGCCACCTCGACCTGATCCAGGCGCTGAACAGCCTCTCCTGGAAGGGCATCGGCTCGCTCCTGGTCGAGGGCGGCGCCGTCTTCGGGGAGGCCCTGATGGCGCGCGACCTCGTCGACGAGATATCGATCCTGCGGTCGCCGGTGGTGGTCGGCGCGCGCGGCGTACCGGCCCCGGCCGGTCTGCGCCCCGTGCTCGAAGGCCGCGACGACCGCTTCACGCTCGAAAGCCGCCGCGCGATCGGCACGGACGAGCACATCCGCTACCGTCGCCTGGGCCGCTGA
- a CDS encoding 6,7-dimethyl-8-ribityllumazine synthase, with translation MSTKLHHADYSAEEVAGSHVLIVEARFNAEIADALKAGAVAVLEQANVSHDVISVPGALEIPAAIAFALKAEDARGRTYDGYVALGCVIRGETTHYDIVSNESSRALMDLAVDRCVPIGNGILTVENDDQAWDRARADRLDKGGGAAAACLAMIALRRQLAG, from the coding sequence ATGTCGACCAAGCTCCACCACGCCGACTACAGCGCCGAAGAGGTCGCCGGCTCGCATGTCCTGATCGTCGAGGCGCGCTTCAACGCCGAGATCGCCGACGCGCTGAAGGCCGGCGCCGTCGCGGTCCTGGAGCAGGCGAACGTCAGCCACGACGTCATCTCGGTGCCGGGCGCCCTGGAGATTCCGGCGGCGATCGCCTTCGCGCTGAAGGCCGAGGACGCCCGCGGCCGCACCTACGACGGCTATGTCGCGCTCGGCTGCGTGATCCGCGGCGAGACCACGCATTACGACATCGTCTCCAACGAATCCTCGCGCGCGCTGATGGACCTCGCGGTCGACCGCTGCGTGCCGATCGGCAACGGCATCCTGACCGTCGAGAACGACGATCAGGCCTGGGACCGCGCCCGTGCCGACCGGCTCGACAAGGGCGGCGGCGCCGCGGCCGCCTGCCTCGCGATGATCGCGCTGCGTCGCCAGCTCGCTGGCTGA